The uncultured Dysgonomonas sp. genome contains the following window.
TCAGACCGAGAGAGAGTATTTCATCCCCTTTGGCGTCAATAACCTTTGAGCCGCCTTCGTGTATCAGTCCGTTACCATCCTTTCCTATCCGGTTTACCCCACATACATAAGCCATATTTTCAAGAGCACGGGCCGTTAACAAAGCGTTCCATACTTTTGCCCGTGAAGCCGGCCAGTTGGCAGTATAAATAAGCAGGTCATACTCATTATCAACATTCCTGGCCCATACGGGAAACCGTAAGTCGTAACAAATAAGTAAACAGATATTGAAGCCTTTATGTTCAAAAATCAAACGTTTGCCTCCTGCCGAAAAAGACTGAGGCTCAGCTCCCATGCGGAAGAGATGGCGTTTATCGTAATAGAATTCTTTATAAGGAGTAATGAAAAATCCCCGATTATAAAAATCAGTATTTTCTTTGGCTATATAACTACCACATACAGCAATGTCATATTTTGCAGCCCATTGTTTCAATAAGGTTATAGTATTACCGCTAACCGGCTCGGCCAGATTATGACTGTTCATGGAAAAGCCCGTAGTGCACATTTCGGGTAGAATTACAACATCGGTTTTACCTTCGAGACCTGATACAACAGTATGTATATAATCGAGGTTCTTTTGTCTATTTTCCCATGCAATATCGTATTGCACAAGACTAATCCTGAGCTTACAGTCTTGTAGCATAATATGTTATCAAATTAAAAGTGAAGAACGAAAAGTGAAAAATATATTAAATCTTAATTTTTCACTTTTAATTTTTCGTTTTTCATTTTAAAGAAAAATATTGAGGGTGTTTTGCAACCACTCCTTTATAGCAGGCTTTAATTATTTCCAGATCGGCGTCCACATCTCCTGTAGGCATCAGGATCTTCTTAAAATCAGCCTCTTTCTTTCCATAATCGAGTGCTGCAACAACAATCGGTACATTAGCAGCCAAAGCAATGAAATAGAATCCTTTTTTCCATTCTGCATTCAGTTTCCGGGTAGCTTCGGGAGTTATAGCCAGTTGGAAATTTTCTCTCTTTGCATATATTTCCGACATCTGTTCAGTCAGTGAAGTTTTTCGCGAACGGTCTACAGGAATACCGCCAAGTCCTTTGAAAATAATATTCATAGGGAAAAAAAACCACTCTTTCTTGATCAGAAATGATGCTTTTCTGCCTAATGCGCTATAGACAGTCAATCCTAACGGTAAATCCCAATTACTTGTATGCGGTGCAACACAGATAACACATTTTTCAGGCAGATCGGTCTGCCCGGTTATTTTCCACCCTATAAGGCGGAGGATAAAATTACTGAAACTTTTCATCAACCCAGAGCTGCTATTTCTTTGGCAATCGTATTTGTTTGTTCCTGGATATCAACTCTTAATTTTTTATAATAAGACTTAACTCTGCCTTTCACATCCTTGCCTTCATTTACATTCACACGCTTCAGCAATTCGTTTTGGACTTCTACTATATGGGTAATGACTTTGTCGGCTGCTTCTTTGTCCGCATCGACTACGAATATCTTATAAAACAGACAGTCTACATACAGTAATTCCATCGTTGCAATTATACTTTTTTTTAGTTTTCGTCTGCTACTCATAAGAAAATATTTTTTATACGTTTATATCTTTATTATCTTTGTGCTCCTTTGAATCAAAGAGGTATTTATGCCTTGTCTCCAAATCATAAACAACAAGCGTTGTTGTGTTTAGATAAGCAATAAATAGGCCTGAAACCTTAAAGTGCGGGGCAAAGGTACTAAAAAAGATACTCATAAACTTACGCATTAGGAATTAATAAGTATTAAATAAAATAAACCGTAAAGCAATACTGTATAACTAAGAGAAAGAGTGTATCTGATAATATATATTTCAATTTAGCTACATATTGTCTTTACTAAGTTTAACAAAGTAATAAACGGGTCTGAGACCTTTAATATAATATGGCAAAACAAAATAATAATCCGGATTATATCTTCGAAGCAAGTTGGGAGGTTTGTAACAAAGTAGGAGGAATATATACGGTATTATCTACCAGAGCCAAGTCGATGCAGGATGTATGCAAAGACAGGGTTGTATTTATAGGTCCGGATGTGTGGACAGAGAAAGAAAGTCCATGGTTTAAAGAAGATAAAACTCTTCTGGCAGACTGGAAAAAAACAGCAATAAAACAAGACAGATTAAATATCCGGATAGGCCGCTGGGATGTTCCGGGGCAACCTATTGTGGTGCTGGTCAATTTCAATCAGTTTTTCCCTGCAAAAGATGCGATATACGGCGATATGTGGCATAAGTTCGGTGTAGATTCGCTGAATGCTTACGGCGACTATGACGAATCATGTATGTTTGCATATGCTTCGGGTGCGGTTATCGAAAGTTTTTACAAATATCATAAACTTCAGGATAAAAATGTAGTTGCTCATTTCAACGAATGGATGTTAGGAATGGGCGCATTATACATAAAAGACCGCCTGCCGAAAGTGGGGACGCTTTTTACCACACATGCCACATCTATCGGGCGTTCTATAGCCGGAAACGGTAAGCCTCTTTATAACTACCTGTCGGCTTACGATAGCGACCAGATGGCACGCGAACTGAACATGGAAGCAAAGCACTCAATAGAAAAGGCAGCTGCGCAGCATGTAGATTGTTTTACCACTGTGAGCGATATCACCGCCCGGGAATGCCGCCAGTTACTTCACCGCGATCCTATAGTAACACCTAACGGATTCGAAAAAGACTTTATCCCCGTAGGACAGGAACACGAAGAAAAACGCCTGACAGCCCGCAAAAAGCTTATCAATGTAGCTGAGAAATTATTAGGATACGATATACAGGAAGATGCTCTGCTGGTTGCTACCAGCGGGCGTTATGAGTATCGCAACAAAGGTATAGATGTATTTATCGACGCCATGCACCGGCTGGAGCAGATAAAACAGCTCGAAAAAGATGTGATCGCATTCATCATGGTGCCGGCGTGGATTAGCGGGCCCCGTGCCGATCTGCAAGACAGGTTAAAATTGAGAAAGACTCCGAGTACATCTCTCAGTCATCCGCACATCACCCATTGGCTTCGTAATATGAATCACGATTCGGTACTGAACCAGATCAACTATCTGAAAATGGGAAACAAGACCGAAGACCGGGTGAAAATTATTTTTGTACCATCCTATCTTAACGGGAATGACGGTATTTTCAATATGCCGTATTACGATCTGCTTATAGGACTGGATGTCACCGTATTCCCTTCCTACTACGAGCCTTGGGGCTATACACCACACGAGAGTATTGCGTTCTCCGTACCTACCATTACGACATCTTTAGCCGGATTCGGACTCTGGATGCGTAAAATGGGTGATGAAAAAGGAATGGACGACGGAGCCGAGGTTATAACCCGCGACGATTATAATTTTATAGAAGTATCGGAAGATATCTGCAACCGGGTATTCGAAATGACGACAAAAAGTAATGAGCAGGAGAGAATCTTGCGTCAGGCGGCATTAGATAGGGCAGATATGGCCGATTGGGCACATTTCTACCAATACTACGAGGACGCCTATCGCATTGCTCTAGCCGAAGCGGCCAGCCGTACCTGATTTTCTTATCTCATTGCAAACGTTTGCAATAAGCAGGGAAGACTTAAACAAAATATATAACAATAGAACGTTCCAAATTCATTATATTTGTAACTTCGAATAATAAACAAACCGCAAAATATATCCGTTATAAAAGGAACGAGGAAGGAATCTAGGTCACAGACCTGTTTATTATTCACGGAAGCAGGAAACAAGAGTACGTTATAATTTGAAAACATATCATCAAATTCTATCAGTCACTTACATAGTTTAAATAATATATTTATGAGAATTAAAGCAAGTTATTCTAACACTCCCTCTTGGAGGAGTGCGTATACACAAGTGAATCTGCCGAAAGAATTATTGCCATTAGAGAAAGTGGCACGTAATCTATGGTGGGTATGGAACAACGACGCAACAGACCTTTTCGCTGAATTTGATCCTGAACTTTGGAAAAAAAGCGAACACAATCCGGTTATCTTACTACAGAAAATTTCTTACGAAAGAATTGACGAAATTCTTAAAGACTCTATCCTGATGGATAAAGTGAAAAAAGTGATTAAGAATTTCGAATCATATATAGCCGAAAAATTTGATAAAGCAAAACCATCCGTTGCATATTTCAGTATGGAGTATGGTTTTTCGCATGTATTGAAAATTTACTCAGGAGGTCTTGGTGTATTGGCGGGCGACTATCTGAAAGAAGCCAGTGATAGCCATGTAGACCTTACGGGCGTTGGATTCCTGTATCGTTATGGATATTTCACACAGTCTATTTCTCCTGACGGCCAGCAGGTAGCTAATTATGAGCCGCAGAACTTCGGCGAATTACCGCTCGATCCGGTATTGAACGAAGACGGAAACCAGATGATACTGGCTGTGCCGTACCCGGATAGGGATATTTACGCAAATGTATGGAAAGTAAATGTAGGCCGCATCAGCCTGTATTTGCTTGACACAGATATCGACCTGAACAGTGAATATGACCGTCCTATTACCCACCAGTTATATGGTGGCGACTGGGAGAACCGTCTGAAACAGGAATACCTGTTGGGTATCGGTGGTATTTTACTACTCAACAAACTGGGAATTAAAAAAGAAATTTATCATTGTAATGAAGGCCATGCCGCATTGATTAATGTTCAGCGTCTGCTTGACCTTATAGAAGGTGAAGGGCTTACATTCAATCAGGCATTGGAAGTTGTACGTGCTTCAGGTCTGTACACAGTGCATACTCCGGTTCCGGCAGGACACGACTATTTCGATGAAGGGCTCCTTGGAAAATATCTTGGTAGCTATCCGGCTCGTCTGGGTATCTCATGGCAGGATTTCGTAGACATGGGACGTGAGCATCCGGGAAGCGGGGAAAAATTCAGCATGAGTGTGTTTGCTCTAAACACCTGCCTTGAAGCCAATGGCGTAAGTTACCTGCATGGAATAGTTTCGCGTCATATGTTCCAGCCTGTATGGCCGGGGTATTTCCCCGAAGAACTGCATGTAGGACATGTAACTAATGGTGTACATATGCCGACATGGACAGCGAAGGAAATGAAAGAACTATATGAGAGGACTTTCGATAAGAATTTCTATAACGACCAGTCTAATCATGAAATATGGGATAATATATACAGTGTTCCCGATGCTGAAATATGGAAACTGCGCCTGGCAATGAAGAAGCGTTTGGTTTCTTATGTTCAGGAGCAAATGAAGGAAGGATGGATAAAGAACCAGAAAGCGCCGTCTGCAATATTTAATATTGTGGATAAGATCAATCCGGATGCGTTACTTGTTGGTTTCGGCCGTCGTTTTGCGACATACAAGCGTGCCCATCTGTTATTTACTGATCTCGACCGTTTGTCGAAACTTGTAAATAACGAGAAATATCCGATACAGTTCCTGTATACAGGAAAGGCTCACCCTGCCGATGGAGCGGGACAAGGTTTGATCAAACAGATTGTTGAGATTTCGCGCCGTCCTGAATTTTTCGGAAAGATCATTTTCCTTGAAAACTATGACATGCGTCTTGCCAAACGCCTTATATCAGGTGTTGATATCTGGTTGAATACACCGACACGCCCATTGGAGGCTTCCGGTACATCCGGTGAAAAAGCTGAAATGAACGGGGTGCTTAACTTCTCTGTCCTTGACGGATGGTGGTATGAAGGCTATCGTAAAGATGCAGGCTGGAGCCTGACAGAAAAGCGCACTTATACCAATCAGGCATATCAGGACGAGTTGGACGCTTCGGAAATATACTCTATGTTCGAGAACGAGATACTTCCATTGTATTATGCCCGCAATTCGAAAGGATATTCCCCTGAATGGATTCAGTATATCAAGAACTCTATCGCCAATATCGCTCCGGAATATACAACCAAGCGTATGATCGATGATTATATCAAGAACTTCTATAAACCGGAAGAAAGCCGATCTAAACTAGTTACGGCAAACAACTATGCCAAGGCTAAGGAATTGGCGGCATGGAAAGAAGACACTGCCGCTAACTGGGATAAATTCACCGTAGAACAATTGACATTCAACGGACAGGATTTAAAAGACGGAGCCGGACTTTCTTCTCCAAACCTTACCGAAGGTGAAAAGATGAAAGTAGAGGTAGTCCTTGACAAGAAAGATATGAAAGGTGATCTAGGAGTAGAATGTGTACTGACTGAATACGATACTGAGAAAAAGGTTGACAAATTCTTATCGGTACAGGAATTCAAATTGGTTAAGCAAGAAGGATCAAAACTGTATTTCGAGATGAATGCAGAAGCTAAAATACCGGGATTATGCAATTTCGCATACCGCGTGTTCCCTAAACATCCGGATATGGCTCACCGTATGGACTTTGCTTATGTACGTTGGATTTAATAGTCTTTAAAGCAAAATAAGAGAATAGCAATTCTCTATAAAATGAACCCTGAAAGTTATCAAACTTTCAGGGTTTGTTTTTTTGATAAAAAGTTCGGGACACGTTTTTACTATCTCACAAGGAGTTCCAATAGAAACGGTCAGTAAGGGATGGGTATACTAATGTCAAAAACAACCTAAATCTACATCAAGATAACAAAAGAGAAAATCTGTTAAGATATGGAAGTACTTTCCCATAAATTGGAATCATCCGAAAAGCAAATGATAAAACAAATCTAAGATAATGTAATATTTTTTGTGAATCATACGACTAACCTATAAAACGATTCAATATATTTAATTGTGGAAAAAGAATTCTTTAAACAAGTTAATGCATCTCAAGGTATATTACAAAAAATCTGTAATATTTACTTTTATGGAAACCCTTACAAAGAAGATTATTATCAAGAAATAATTATCAGACTCTGGAAAGCGTATCCAAATTTTAAAAATCAATCATCCTTTTCGACTTGGCTATATAAAATTGCTCTTAATACTGCAATTGACATACTCCGTAAACAAAGTATTCGTCCTATTCACGTTGAACTTACCGAATATGAATATAGGCAGCCGGATGATAGTTATCACCTCGAATCTGAAAATAAGGATAAATTGTACCGGGCAATTCTCCATCTTACAGAGGTTGAAAAGGCGATAATTCTACTCTATTTGGAATCATATGAGTATAAAGAAATTTCTGTGATTATAGGCATTTCGGAAAGTAATATTGGCGTTAAAATTAATCGGATAAAAAACAAATTAAATAAAATACTTACAAATGGAAAAGAATGATATAAAACTGATGTGGCAGAAAATAAACCTTGCTGATGCATCACCGAGTGAGGTAGATGTCGAAGAAATTATTAAGAAAAGTCACAGCAACATAATTTTAAAAACTCTAAATCTGCAAAAAAAGAAAATGCTGGTATACTTTTCTTTTTTAATTGTTTATGCATCTCTTATGATATATGCTTTTGTTATTTTAAGATTGAATTTATCAATACAATCAGTCATATCACTTTCGCTGACAGGATTATTTCTTTTTGTAAAAACAATTTTCGAAATAAATGGTTTTCGACTATTACAAAGCATAAAAAGTGATATTGCTATTAAAGAATCTATTTTCTCTTTTAAACAAAAACTTAATCATGTAAAAATGGTTGAGTTTATATCTACCCTTATATACTGTTATGGTTGGGCAATTGGAATTGTCTGGGTTGTGATTAATGATTTTAACGGATTAATAAAGAGTTTACTGCCTCTTTTAATATTTCTTATCCTGATACTTCTTATTATTCCTTGGTACATAAAATATTTTCGTCCCCAATATAAAAATCTATACACTAGTTTAGATAAAGATATTGAGTTCCTTAAATCAAAATAGTTCGTATCATACTTGGATTTATATAAAAGTCATACAACATAATAGATAATTAGCTCCAACATAAATATTCTCCCCTGCTCGCGCAAACGTTTCGTCTGTGAGTTGCGGTGCAAAACAACAATTGCTCTTTGAGCAAGACACTGACAGAATGTGCCTACCAGGGGAACTTGTACTAGTAACCTCTATTATGTTAAAATTATGTATAAATAAAAATCCCATTTATCTATACTAATAAACGGTTATGGCGAAGTATAATACAGAATTGACTGAAAAGATTGTAAACCTGATTGAAGACGAGTTTTTCACTGTATCGCAGGTATGTAAGGCAACGGGCATCAGCAGGGAGACATTTTATTGCTGGATGAACACCAAAGGCGATTTTCGTAGAGAAGTGGAACAGGCGGTAGCTCACCGTGAAGCCGAACTGGTGACAATGGTACAGGCTTCGCTGAAAAAGAAACTTGAAGGATATTACACAACAGTAGAAAAAGACATTTATGTCCCCGATGAACATACAGGTAAAGTTGTTTTCAAGCAGAGGACAGTTACGAAGAAAGAATGCCCTCCCGACCTTCGTACAATAAAAATGCTGCTGGACAGGCAGGATAAAAAACCCTCACCGTCTCCCCGAAGGGAGGAGAAAGCCGCTAAAGAGTGCATAATGAAGAGTGAACCCGAAACTTTAGAGAAAAGAGAAGAACCGGAAGAAGAAATTATCCTGAATCCGGTGGAAGAAATATTGGAAACCTGTGCGGAGGCCATCGCAGAGTACCCTCCGAAAAACGAACATATAGAAAAGGACATGAAAGTCCTGACTTCTTCACAAAAAAGAAAAGCAGAGCACAAAAAGAAGAAAAATATGACAACCGAAAAAATTAAAAAAAGTGTCAGATGTGTCAGGTTTTAACAAAAACAGATACAAGTGGACGAGTAAACGAGTAGACAAGTTTTAATCTCGTATCTTGTATCTTGTTTACTTGTTAACTGATGACTTATTACATTTTTCTTACTTTTTACTGTAACAAATTTTCAACCTGTTCCGTCTTAATATTTGAAAACAGATGAAAGCGCACATCTATTATTAATTTACTAACTTTTATATAGGAACTGTTATGAAAAAATATTTATTTTGTTTAGTATTACTTTTCGGCTTTATTTTGGCTGCTCCGGCGCAAAATATAGATGAGTTATTGAAAAAAGTATCTAAAACCGAAAATATAGAGAAAGTCAAAATCGGAAAATTTATGATGTCTCTGGGCAAAGCCTTTGGTGGTGTAGGCGACATACCGGTAGCAAGGGGGATACATTCTATGGAAATATATGATTTATCGTCTTGTGATAATGGCCTGAAAAAAGATTTGGCGAAACAATTCAATAAACTGAAAGACGGCGGAGGCTATGAAACCCTTATTTATGCGAAGGATAAAAGTGATGGAGTACGCATTATGGTGAAGAAAAATAAAGACACCATCAAAGAAATGATAATATTGTGTATGGACGAACAAGATCCGACCATAATCCGGTTTTCGGGAAAAATAAAAGATAATGATATTGCCGAGCTGGTAAGTAAATACGACAAATAAATATAAGGAAAAATAAAGTATTTAATCCAATATTTTTTAATCATAACTAATTATTAACGTTGCAGATACAATAATAACAGATAGGTCTGCGACCTTAACAAAGTAAAACACAATCGATTTATGAAAAAGTTTATAGTATTTTTTATCCTAATATTAGCAGGTACCCATATTGTAACAGCTCAGGAGCTGGACGGACTGATGAAAGAAGTGGCAAAAAATGAAAAGGCGCAACGTCAGGTAGTAGACAAAGCCATGCTAGGCACTTCCATGGCACAGGCTCAGGCTCAGGACCCGACAGGGAATTTGAAATCGAAGATGCCCTCATTTATGCAGAAGATAGATTCCATACAGGTAGTTACATTGGAGGAGGACGCTCCCGACACAAGAAATATGGTACTGAACACTTTAAACTCATTTAAAGATGATGATACATATTCTACACTGGTAAGAGTCAAGGACGGTGAAGATAATGTACGCATCATTGCTAAAAGAAACGGGGAAACAGTATCCGATGTATATATCTTTGTCATGGATGAAGAAGATATCGTTTTGGTAAAGATGAGTGGCAAACTAGAGCAATCCGATTTGGAAGATATAGTTAAAGAACAGACAAAGAATAAGAAATAGATGGATGCGGAAACTTTTAAAAAAGTATTTCTTCCATATCATCAAAAATTGTATCGAATAGCTTATCGTATTGTACAGGATGCCGCAAATGCCGAAGACA
Protein-coding sequences here:
- a CDS encoding nitrilase family protein, which codes for MLQDCKLRISLVQYDIAWENRQKNLDYIHTVVSGLEGKTDVVILPEMCTTGFSMNSHNLAEPVSGNTITLLKQWAAKYDIAVCGSYIAKENTDFYNRGFFITPYKEFYYDKRHLFRMGAEPQSFSAGGKRLIFEHKGFNICLLICYDLRFPVWARNVDNEYDLLIYTANWPASRAKVWNALLTARALENMAYVCGVNRIGKDGNGLIHEGGSKVIDAKGDEILSLGLNLGQLETVCLSKLELEQFRAKFPVWKDGDRFELK
- a CDS encoding 1-acyl-sn-glycerol-3-phosphate acyltransferase, with protein sequence MMKSFSNFILRLIGWKITGQTDLPEKCVICVAPHTSNWDLPLGLTVYSALGRKASFLIKKEWFFFPMNIIFKGLGGIPVDRSRKTSLTEQMSEIYAKRENFQLAITPEATRKLNAEWKKGFYFIALAANVPIVVAALDYGKKEADFKKILMPTGDVDADLEIIKACYKGVVAKHPQYFSLK
- a CDS encoding glycogen/starch synthase, encoding MAKQNNNPDYIFEASWEVCNKVGGIYTVLSTRAKSMQDVCKDRVVFIGPDVWTEKESPWFKEDKTLLADWKKTAIKQDRLNIRIGRWDVPGQPIVVLVNFNQFFPAKDAIYGDMWHKFGVDSLNAYGDYDESCMFAYASGAVIESFYKYHKLQDKNVVAHFNEWMLGMGALYIKDRLPKVGTLFTTHATSIGRSIAGNGKPLYNYLSAYDSDQMARELNMEAKHSIEKAAAQHVDCFTTVSDITARECRQLLHRDPIVTPNGFEKDFIPVGQEHEEKRLTARKKLINVAEKLLGYDIQEDALLVATSGRYEYRNKGIDVFIDAMHRLEQIKQLEKDVIAFIMVPAWISGPRADLQDRLKLRKTPSTSLSHPHITHWLRNMNHDSVLNQINYLKMGNKTEDRVKIIFVPSYLNGNDGIFNMPYYDLLIGLDVTVFPSYYEPWGYTPHESIAFSVPTITTSLAGFGLWMRKMGDEKGMDDGAEVITRDDYNFIEVSEDICNRVFEMTTKSNEQERILRQAALDRADMADWAHFYQYYEDAYRIALAEAASRT
- the glgP gene encoding alpha-glucan family phosphorylase; this translates as MRIKASYSNTPSWRSAYTQVNLPKELLPLEKVARNLWWVWNNDATDLFAEFDPELWKKSEHNPVILLQKISYERIDEILKDSILMDKVKKVIKNFESYIAEKFDKAKPSVAYFSMEYGFSHVLKIYSGGLGVLAGDYLKEASDSHVDLTGVGFLYRYGYFTQSISPDGQQVANYEPQNFGELPLDPVLNEDGNQMILAVPYPDRDIYANVWKVNVGRISLYLLDTDIDLNSEYDRPITHQLYGGDWENRLKQEYLLGIGGILLLNKLGIKKEIYHCNEGHAALINVQRLLDLIEGEGLTFNQALEVVRASGLYTVHTPVPAGHDYFDEGLLGKYLGSYPARLGISWQDFVDMGREHPGSGEKFSMSVFALNTCLEANGVSYLHGIVSRHMFQPVWPGYFPEELHVGHVTNGVHMPTWTAKEMKELYERTFDKNFYNDQSNHEIWDNIYSVPDAEIWKLRLAMKKRLVSYVQEQMKEGWIKNQKAPSAIFNIVDKINPDALLVGFGRRFATYKRAHLLFTDLDRLSKLVNNEKYPIQFLYTGKAHPADGAGQGLIKQIVEISRRPEFFGKIIFLENYDMRLAKRLISGVDIWLNTPTRPLEASGTSGEKAEMNGVLNFSVLDGWWYEGYRKDAGWSLTEKRTYTNQAYQDELDASEIYSMFENEILPLYYARNSKGYSPEWIQYIKNSIANIAPEYTTKRMIDDYIKNFYKPEESRSKLVTANNYAKAKELAAWKEDTAANWDKFTVEQLTFNGQDLKDGAGLSSPNLTEGEKMKVEVVLDKKDMKGDLGVECVLTEYDTEKKVDKFLSVQEFKLVKQEGSKLYFEMNAEAKIPGLCNFAYRVFPKHPDMAHRMDFAYVRWI
- a CDS encoding RNA polymerase sigma factor, with protein sequence MEKEFFKQVNASQGILQKICNIYFYGNPYKEDYYQEIIIRLWKAYPNFKNQSSFSTWLYKIALNTAIDILRKQSIRPIHVELTEYEYRQPDDSYHLESENKDKLYRAILHLTEVEKAIILLYLESYEYKEISVIIGISESNIGVKINRIKNKLNKILTNGKE
- a CDS encoding DUF4252 domain-containing protein, with product MKKYLFCLVLLFGFILAAPAQNIDELLKKVSKTENIEKVKIGKFMMSLGKAFGGVGDIPVARGIHSMEIYDLSSCDNGLKKDLAKQFNKLKDGGGYETLIYAKDKSDGVRIMVKKNKDTIKEMIILCMDEQDPTIIRFSGKIKDNDIAELVSKYDK
- a CDS encoding DUF4252 domain-containing protein — translated: MKKFIVFFILILAGTHIVTAQELDGLMKEVAKNEKAQRQVVDKAMLGTSMAQAQAQDPTGNLKSKMPSFMQKIDSIQVVTLEEDAPDTRNMVLNTLNSFKDDDTYSTLVRVKDGEDNVRIIAKRNGETVSDVYIFVMDEEDIVLVKMSGKLEQSDLEDIVKEQTKNKK